One Ranitomeya imitator isolate aRanImi1 chromosome 1, aRanImi1.pri, whole genome shotgun sequence DNA window includes the following coding sequences:
- the LOC138675493 gene encoding uncharacterized protein: MSLSDVPAIVAAALLLEAQNQLEAEARNNRAKRQRRMWTRQWLQKRNQLSHMGLIRELKENNPHDFKNYLRMSEDSFNFLLEAVEPYIRRQNTRMRAAVPVDERLAVTLRFLATGRSMQDLHYCAAISRTLLSVIIPETCKAIISALHQNYMPFPETPDDWKEISRGFHEQWQFPNCGGALDGKHVRITQPPHSGSFYYNYKGYFSVILMALVNANYEFVSVSVGINGRLSDGGVLELTDFGDRLKENKLALPPNSDTTENMNFVFVGDEAFPLHPNLLKPFSQKTLTPERRIFNYRLSRARRVVENAFGIMANRFRVFHTAMNMKLSSIDSVVLACCVLHNFLRRRDATAYSPPQYVDSVDPANGDITQGEWRLDEHRVSGLESLGSGRNNDDATNCREKYCDFFNGPGAVSWQHQQL; the protein is encoded by the coding sequence atgtctctttcggatgtacctgcgattgtagcggctgcattgctgttagaagctcagaaccagctggaggctgaagcgcgaaacaatcgtgcaaagcgacagcgccgcatgtggaccagacagtggctgcagaagaggaatcaattgtcccacatgggcctaatcagggaactgaaggagaacaacccgcatgatttcaagaactacctgagaatgtccgaggattcatttaatttcctacttgaagctgtggaaccttatattaggcggcaaaatacaaggatgcgagctgctgtccctgtggatgagagactggctgttacgctccggttcctggcgactggaaggtctatgcaagacttgcattactgcgctgcgatttcccgaaccctactcagcgtcataattccggagacatgtaaagcaattatctctgctttacaccaaaattacatgcctttcccggagaccccggatgattggaaagagatttcaaggggatttcatgagcaatggcagttccctaattgcgggggtgccttggatgggaaacatgtccgcatcacccaaccaccacactccggctccttttattataactataagggttatttcagcgtaattctgatggccctcgttaatgcgaactacgaatttgtaagtgtgtctgtagggattaacgggagattatctgatggcggagttttggagctaaccgattttggggaccgcttgaaagaaaacaaactggccttgcctcccaacagtgacactacagaaaacatgaactttgtgtttgtcggagatgaggcgttcccactgcatcccaaccttttgaagccattctcccagaaaactctgacacctgagcggcgcatatttaattaccggctttcgagagctagacgcgttgtggagaatgcgtttggaatcatggcaaaccgatttcgtgttttccacactgcaatgaacatgaaactatcgtctatagactctgtggttcttgcttgttgcgtcctccacaactttttgcgccgccgtgatgccactgcatacagccctccacagtatgtagactctgttgaccctgcaaacggggatataacccagggagaatggcgtctagatgagcacagggtttctggcctggaaagtctgggatccggaaggaacaatgatgacgcgacaaattgcagggaaaaatactgtgactttttcaatggtccaggggctgtctcatggcagcaccaacaattgtag
- the LOC138675486 gene encoding uncharacterized protein: MSANEQDCVRALIEMYRSLPCLWKIKSADYSNRYKKKDAYENLVAIYKEHHPTETVDEHIVRKKIQALRTVYKKELNKVEKSLKSGAGTDDVYVPKLWYYDLLAFTRDQEIPRPCQTVTSICAPSPEENLPESPDEHVPLQQRERPEGNDVQSHQSSRSPCLEDQTRPQRPSRKRKSTAGTPVDLLAMANNILSKHAATQLSAFPTLVEERLKKLDVTQRSHAERLMFDVLNAAAAGKLSDTSMLNITERQPSSQFYLGPPQEPMHSTPVRRPGPHHSQFWTPPAPPSFADFSQGPPTSTDRYSEMGTYYQNL, translated from the exons atgtctgccaatgaacaagactgtgttcgggcactcatagagatgtaccgctccctgccctgcttgtggaagataaagtcggcggattacagcaaccgctacaaaaagaaagatgcgtatgagaacctggtggccatctacaaggagcatcatcccactgagacggtggatgaacacattgtgcgtaaaaaaatccaggctctccgcacagtctacaaaaaagagttgaacaaggtggaaaagtcgctgaagtctggggccggaactgacgacgtctatgtgcccaagttgtggtactatgacctgctggcgttcactcgGGACCAGGAAATTCCTCGTCCGTGCCAGACTGTCACAAGCATATGTGCACCATCGCCTGAAGAGAACCTGCCCGAGTCTCCggacgagcat gtgcctcttcaacagcgggaaagaccagaagggaacgatgtccagtcccatcagtcctccagaagcccgtgtctcgaggatcagacacgtccacagcggccatctcgcaaaagaaagtcgacagcggggacacctgtggatctcctggcaatggctaacaacatcttgtccaagcatgcggcaacccagctctccgcattcccaaccttggttgaggaacggttaaaaaaattggacgttacccaacgatctcacgcggagcgattgatgtttgacgttctgaacgcggcagccgctggaaaactgagcgacacatctatgttgaacatcaccgagcgtcagcccagtagccagttttatttgggaccaccacaggagcccatgcacagcactcctgtccgcagaccaggcccacatcattctcagttctggacaccacctgcacctccttcttttgcagacttttcacaagGACCTCCTACGTCCACGGACCGGTACAGCGAGATGGGCACCTACTATCAAAATTTGTAG